DNA from Polaribacter sp. NJDZ03:
GTCGGAATATTTTGGTCCTTATACGTCTATTAAGACGGTGCGAGTTTTATTAGATCTTATTAAAGAATTGTATCCGTTAAGAACGTGTAAATACGATTTAAGTCAGCAGAATGTAAATGAAGGTAAATATAAAGTCTGTTTAGAATATCACCTAAAAAACTGTAAAGGTGCTTGTGAAGGTTTAGAAACAGAGAGCCATTACAATAATTCTATTGCAGAAATTAGAAATATTATTAAAGGGAATTTTAAAGAAAGCTTAGATAAGTTTCAAGAAATGATGTTGGGCTTTGCAGAAAAAATGGAGTTTGAAGAAGCACAGAAAATTAAAGAGAAGCTTAATTTGTTGGGCAATTATCAATCTAAAAGTACTATTATAAATCCATCTATAAATAATGTAGATGTTTTTTCTATTATTTCTGATGAAACACATGGATATGCCAATTTCTTAAAAATTTCTAATGGGTCTATTATTCAATCTCATACTACAGAAATTAAGAAAAAGTTAGATGAAACAGACAAAGAATTATTAGAATTGTTTATTGTTGAAATTAGACAACGTTTCGATTCTCAATCACCAGAAATCTATGTTCCTTTTAAAGTAGATTTAGGAGAGATTGTAAAAGTTACGGTTCCTAAATTAGGTGATAAAAAGCGTATTGTAGAATTATCTGAAAGAAATGCAAAATACTACAGACAAGAGCAATTTAAGCAAGTACAAATTGTAGATCCAGATAGGCATGTAAAAAGAATTATGGCGCAAATGAAAAAGGATTTACGTTTGCATGTGGAGCCACGTCATATAGAATGTTTTGATAACTCAAATATTCAAGGAACAAACCCAGTAGCTGCCTGTGTAGTTTTTAAAGACGGAAAACCGAGTAAAAAAGATTACAGACATTATAATATTAAAACAGTTGATGGGCCAGACGATTTTGCATCTATGGAAGAGGTTGTTTATAGAAGGTATAAGCGTTTACTAGAAGAAGAAGAGCCGTTGCCGCAACTAATTATTGTAGATGGTGGAAAAGGACAATTATCATCTGCCTTAAAAAGTTTAGATATTTTAGGGTTACGAGGTAAAATTGCCATTATAGGAATTGCTAAAAGATTAGAAGAAATATATTATCCAGGAGATCCAATTCCCTTATATTTAGATAAAAAGTCTGAAACGTTAAAAATTACCCAGTACCTAAGAAATGAGGCACACAGATTCGGAATTACGTTTCACAGAAATAAACGAAGTAAAAGTGCTATAAAATCTGAGTTAGAGCAAATACCAGATGTTGGTACGCAAACTATTACTACCTTGTTACGTAAATTTAAGTCGGCAAAACGTGTTAAAGAAGCTTCTTTAGAAGAATTAAAAGAGGTTATTGGAAATGCAAGAGCTGTAAAAGTATATCAATATTTTCAACCGAATA
Protein-coding regions in this window:
- the uvrC gene encoding excinuclease ABC subunit UvrC, which codes for MSTPLELQVKTLPNEPGVYQYFDKEDVIIYVGKAKNLKKRVASYFNKNHENGKTRVLVKKIVRIKHIVVNTETDALLLENNLIKKYKPRYNVLLKDDKSYPWLCIKKERFPRVFMTRRVIKDGSEYFGPYTSIKTVRVLLDLIKELYPLRTCKYDLSQQNVNEGKYKVCLEYHLKNCKGACEGLETESHYNNSIAEIRNIIKGNFKESLDKFQEMMLGFAEKMEFEEAQKIKEKLNLLGNYQSKSTIINPSINNVDVFSIISDETHGYANFLKISNGSIIQSHTTEIKKKLDETDKELLELFIVEIRQRFDSQSPEIYVPFKVDLGEIVKVTVPKLGDKKRIVELSERNAKYYRQEQFKQVQIVDPDRHVKRIMAQMKKDLRLHVEPRHIECFDNSNIQGTNPVAACVVFKDGKPSKKDYRHYNIKTVDGPDDFASMEEVVYRRYKRLLEEEEPLPQLIIVDGGKGQLSSALKSLDILGLRGKIAIIGIAKRLEEIYYPGDPIPLYLDKKSETLKITQYLRNEAHRFGITFHRNKRSKSAIKSELEQIPDVGTQTITTLLRKFKSAKRVKEASLEELKEVIGNARAVKVYQYFQPNKK